A stretch of Lathyrus oleraceus cultivar Zhongwan6 chromosome 6, CAAS_Psat_ZW6_1.0, whole genome shotgun sequence DNA encodes these proteins:
- the LOC127092916 gene encoding RING-H2 finger protein ATL70, which produces MNNTTDSSGFFGSNDISGFGYGIGISIGILLLITTITLTSYFCTRSQVPNAPRRRNSNNNTSEFLEPQHSIVDLGLDEETIMSYPKMLYSEVKLRKNDSTSTCCSICLGDYKGSDMLKVLPDCEHLFHLKCIEPWLRLHPTCPLCRTSPIPTPLSTPLAEVVPLATRRDSS; this is translated from the coding sequence ATGAACAACACAACCGATTCATCTGGATTCTTTGGCTCAAATGACATAAGTGGTTTTGGCTATGGCATAGGAATTTCCATTGGGATTCTCTTACTCATCACAACAATCACACTCACTTCTTACTTTTGTACAAGATCACAAGTTCCAAATGCTCCTAGAAGAAGAAACAGCAACAATAACACCTCTGAATTCCTAGAGCCACAACATTCAATAGTTGACTTGGGATTAGATGAAGAAACAATCATGAGTTATCCAAAGATGTTGTATTCTGAAGTGAAGCTTAGAAAAAATGATTCAACATCAACATGTTGTTCTATTTGTTTGGGTGATTACAAAGGAAGTGACATGCTTAAGGTTTTGCCAGATTGTGAACATTTGTTTCATCTCAAGTGTATAGAACCTTGGTTAAGGTTGCATCCTACTTGTCCTCTTTGTAGAACTTCACCAATTCCAACCCCTCTTTCAACACCTTTGGCTGAGGTTGTTCCATTAGCTACAAGGAGAGATTCATCCTAG